In Ascochyta rabiei chromosome 2, complete sequence, one genomic interval encodes:
- a CDS encoding ATP-binding cassette, regulator of translational elongation, whose amino-acid sequence MMFSGNTKTRQRMGAAGNPGANRTHVQQRRAPRLVVQAHWLRAKSAPRLVRRRLACLRLPRADWPPPLLPELTATPLWVSSPICAELWTTCCGTNIERRNTVPLSQYTGACYTAARRALVCPPTAPAPLLNIDSRRQPPVWDEDLFPYPPRQPAAMEAEIRTQIPSIDPVLSEYSVGYLTHAANSFSSDSDPNAPSPLEEAAATVAALLLSASGNLSEDNETAITNLVNKFISRLNAANGTDGERRQVAPSARKLDQAVHVGSSKNMSATLGLSGGTVDLESANTRKVESRVDRKKLEKAERKLRAKQDRKEFKNVEYEASKLLDVPNEAQSYEEFYMAVNPLQAGNDSANKSKDIKIDSFDVSMPGLRILTDASLTLAYGRRYGLVGQNGIGKSTLLRALARREVSIPTHISILHVEQEITGDDTPALQAVLDADVWRKHLLREQEKITKELNELEAERASMADTSADAERLDKQREGLDTTLSDVHSKLAEMESDKAESRAASILAGLGFSTERQQYATRTFSGGWRMRLALARALFCEPDLLLLDEPSNMLDVPSITFLANYLQDYPSTVLVVSHDRAFLNEVATDIIHQHSERLDYYKGGNFDSFYATKEERRKTAKREYEKQMAERAHLQAFIDKFRYNAAKSSEAQSRIKKLERMPVLQAPEAEYTVHFKFPEVEKMSPPIIQMSGVSFGYSKDNILLKNVDLDVQLDSRIGIVGPNGAGKTTALKLLIGALQPTTGLISQNPRLRVGFFAQHHVDALDLNNSAVGFMAKQYPGKPDEEYRRHLGAFGITGMTGLQKMELLSGGQKSRVAFACLALTNPHILVLDEPSNHLDIEAMDALSEALQKFQGGVLMVSHDVTMLQNVCTSLWVCDGGTVEHFDGSVQAYKRRITAQANAAGVVAKH is encoded by the exons ATGATGTTCAGCGGAAACACAAAGACACGGCAGAGGATGGGCGCAGCCGGGAATCCTGGAGCAAATCGCACCCATGTGCAGCAGAGGCGTGCCCCCAGACTGGTTGTGCAGGCCCACTGGCTTCGTGCAAAAAGCGCGCCGAGACTTGTGCGCCGCCGTTTGGCCTGTTTGCGCTTGCCCCGCGCTGATTGGCCACCGCCGCTCCTTCCAGAACTGACCGCCACGCCACTTTGGGTTTCTTCACCAATTTGCGCAGAGCTCTGGACGACCTGTTGTGGCACGAATATCGAGCGCAGAAACACCGTTCCGCTCAGCCAATACACCGGTGCCTGTTATACAGCAGCGAGACGTGCTCTTGTGTGCCCGCCGACCGCGCCAGCGCCTCTGCTGAATATTGACTCCAGACGGCAACCGCCTGTGTGGGACGAGGACTTGTTTCCGTATCCTCCACGCCAGCCAGCAGCCATGGAAGCTGAGATCAGAACCCAGATCCCTAGCATTGATCCCGTCTTGTCGGAGTACTCGGTGGGGTACTTGACCCATGCGGCCAACTCATTCTCTTCCGACTCGGATCCCAATGCCCCTTCCCCGCTCGAGGAAGCAGCCGCTACTGTAGCCGCCCTGCTACTCTCTGCTTCTGGCAATTTGTCAGAAGACAATGAGACGGCCATCACGAATCTCGTGAACAAATTCATCTCACGCCTCAATGCGGCAAACGGCACCGATGGCGAACGCCGTCAAGTGGCCCCCTCGGCCAGGAAGCTTGACCAGGCCGTCCACGTGGGCTCCTCAAAGAACATGTCCGCGACTCTTGGTCTTTCCGGCGGCACTGTTGATCTTGAGTCAGCCAACACTCGTAAGGTAGAATCCAGGGTGGACCGGAAGAAACTGGAGAAAGCCGAGCGTAAACTGCGTGCCAAGCAAGACCGTAAAGAGTTCAAAAACGTCGAGTATGAGGCTTCCAAACTGCTCGACGTGCCCAATGAGGCACAGAGCTATGAAGAATTCTACATGGCTGTTAATCCCCTACAAGCGGGCAATGATTCCGCCAACAAGAGCAAGGACATTAAAATTGATAGCTTTGATGTCTCCATGCCTGGCCTGCGTATCCTGACCGATGCGTCTCTGACACTGGCTTACGGCCGAAGATATGGTTTGGTCGGTCAGAACGGTATCGGTAAATCTACGTTGCTTCGAGCCCTTGCTCGACGTGAAGTCTCGATTCCGACACATATCTCCATTCTTCACGTAGAGCAAGAA ATCACCGGTGACGACACTCCTGCCCTTCAAGCTGTCTTGGATGCGGATGTTTGGCGAAAGCATCTTCTCAGGGAGCAGGAGAAAATCACCAAAGAACTTAACGAACTGGAAGCTGAGCGTGCCTCCATGGCAGACACGTCTGCAGATGCCGAAAGACTTGACAAACAGCGTGAGGGCCTCGATACTACTCTCAGCGATGTCCACTCCAAGCTTGCAGAGATGGAATCTGACAAAGCAGAATCCAGAGCTGCAAGTATCCTGGCAGGTCTCGGGTTCTCAACCGAACGTCAACAGTATGCGACAAGGACTTTCTCCGGAGGATGGAGAATGCGATTGGCTCTGGCCCGAGCTTTGTTTTGCGAGCCAGACCTCTTACTTCTCGATGAGCCGTCGAACATGTTGGACGTTCCATCTATCACCTTCTTGGCAAACTACCTCCAAGACTACCCCAGCACTGTTCTTGTTGTATCTCACGACAGAGCCTTCCTCAACGAGGTTGCCACAGATATCATCCACCAGCACTCTGAGCGACTCGACTACTACAAGGGCGGTAACTTCGATTCCTTCTATGCCACCAAAGAGGAGCGACGCAAGACTGCGAAGCGCGAGTACGAGAAACAAATGGCAGAGCGTGCGCACTTGCAAGCTTTCATCGACAAGTTCAGGTACAATGCTGCCAAGTCTTCGGAGGCTCAATCCAGAATCAAGAAGCTGGAGCGTATGCCAGTCCTGCAGGCACCCGAGGCGGAGTACACAGTCCACTTCAAGTTCCCCGAGGTGGAGAAGATGTCACCTCCTATCATCCAGATGAGTGGCGTCTCGTTCGGCTACAGCAAGGATAACATCTTGCTGAAGAATGTCGATCTTGATGTGCAGCTCGACTCACGTATTGGTATCGTTGGTCCCAACGGTGCTGGTAAGACGACAGCCCTGAAGCTACTGATCGGTGCCCTGCAGCCTACCACTGGTTTGATATCGCAGAACCCTCGACTTCGAGTAGGTTTCTTCGCCCAGCACCACGTTGATGCTCTGGACTTGAACAACAGTGCTGTGGGATTCATGGCCAAGCAGTACCCTGGCAAGCCGGACGAGGAGTACCGTCGTCACCTGGGCGCTTTCGGTATCACCGGTATGACAGGTCTTCAGAAGATGGAGCTGCTATCTGGAGGACAGAAATCGCGTGTTGCTTTTGCCTGCCTTGCTTTGACCAACCCGCACATCCTTGTTCTGGACGAGCCCTCGAACCATTTGGACATTGAAGCTATGGATGCTCTGTCAGAAGCCCTGCAGAAATTCCAGGGTGGTGTCCTGATGGTTAGTCACGATGTCACGATGCTGCAGAACGTATGCACAAGCCTGTGGGTGTGCGATGGTGGTACCGTTGAGCACTTCGACGGTTCGGTACAGGCGTACAAGCGCAGAATCACAGCACAGGCCAACGCGGCTGGTGTTGTAGCGAAGCACTGA